A stretch of the Lactuca sativa cultivar Salinas chromosome 9, Lsat_Salinas_v11, whole genome shotgun sequence genome encodes the following:
- the LOC111916997 gene encoding plant intracellular Ras-group-related LRR protein 6 → MERMLKAARASGSLNLSNRSLKEVPDDVYKSLDAVGEGENWWEAVELQKLILAHNDIELLKEDIRNLPMLSVLNISHNKLSHLPAAIGELKSLKSLDVSSNLLHEIPEEIGSVTSLIKFDCSNNQLKELPSSLGNCQDLSDLKATNNGLISLPEDISNCSKMLKLDLEGNKLTVLSEKLIGSWTSLTELNAAKNTLNGIPENIGGLSRLIRLDLHQNRISVIPSSIMGCSLLAEFYIGNNFLTSIPAETGKLTNLGTLDLHSNKLKEYPVEACKLKLSVLDLSNNSLSSLPPEIGLMTTLRRLVLTGNPIRTLRSSLVTGPTPALLRFLRSRLPAEEESGTTSESKEKVIVMASRLSLASKELSLGGHGLSVVPPQVWETSDITKVDLSRNTIEDLPVELSSCASLETLILSRNKIKMWPSAILKSLQHLVCLKLDINPLKQIPSDGFEAASNLQILDLNGNAGCLPEYPAFSSLMQLQELYLRRMQIPEVRVDIISLPKLRILDMSQNSIQSIPEGFKNATCLQELRFSDNNISALPAELGLLEPTLQVLQLDGNPLRSIRRTILDRGTKAILSYLKDRLPNQ, encoded by the exons ATGGAGCGAATGCTAAAAGCCGCCAGAGCCTCTGGCTCTCTCAATCTATCAAATCGCTCCCTCAA GGAAGTGCCCGATGATGTATACAAAAGCTTGGATGCAGTTGGTGAAGGTGAAAACTGGTGGGAG GCAGTGGAGTTGCAGAAGCTGATATTAGCTCATAATGACATTGAATTGTTAAAGGAAGACATAAGAAACTTACCTATGTTGTCTGTGTTGAATATTAGCCACAACAAGCTTTCCCACCTTCCAGCTGCAATAGGAGA GCTCAAATCACTGAAGTCATTAGATGTCTCTTCTAATTTACTACATGAGATACCTGAAGAAATCGGATCAGTGACTTCTCTCATCAA GTTTGATTGCTCCAACAACCAACTTAAAGAACTTCCTTCCTCCCTTGGTAACTGCCAAGATCTATCAGACCTCAAG GCAACAAACAATGGCCTCATTAGCTTGCCAGAAGATATAAGCAACTGCTCAAAAATGTTGAAGTTGGATTTAGAG GGTAACAAGCTCACAGTATTATCTGAGAAGTTAATTGGATCATGGACTTCACTTACTGAACTTAATGCAG CAAAAAACACACTTAATGGAATCCCAGAGAATATCGGAGGCCTTTCACGTCTCATTCGCCTTGATTTACATCAAAACA GAATTTCAGTGATTCCATCATCAATAATGGGATGCTCTTTGTTGGCTGAGTTTTATATTGG GAATAACTTTCTTACATCAATACCAGCAGAGACAGGAAAACTTACGAATTTAGGGACACTTGATCTTCATTCAAATAAG TTGAAGGAATATCCAGTTGAAGCATGCAAATTGAAGCTTTCAGTATTGGATTTGTCTAATAATTCACTATCTAGCCTCCCCCCTGAGATTG GTTTGATGACAACTTTGAGGAGGCTTGTACTCACTGGCAATCCTATAAGAACTCTAAGAAG ctCACTGGTGACGGGACCCACTCCTGCATTGTTAAGGTTTCTGCGAAGTAGACTTCCTGCTGAAGAAG AAAGTGGAACAACATCTGAGAGCAAAGAAAAAGTTATTGTTATGGCTTCTCGTTTATCTCTTGCTTCAAAG GAACTTTCTTTAGGAGGGCATGGGTTGAGTGTTGTTCCACCACAAGTATGGGAAACAAGTGATATAACAAAAGTTGATCTTTCAAGAAACACAATTGAAGATCTACCTGTTGAACTTTCTTCATGTGCTTCTCTTGAG ACTTTGATTTTATCAAGGAACAAGATTAAAATGTGGCCAAGTGCAATCTTGAAGTCACTTCAACATCTGGTGTGTTTAAAGCTTGACATTAATCCACTTAAACAG ATTCCATCAGATGGGTTTGAAGCTGCTTCCAATCTTCAGATATTGGATCTAAATGGTAATGCAGGTTGTTTACCTGAATACCCTGCATTTTCTTCATTGATGCAGTTACAGGAGCTATATCTTag GAGGATGCAAATTCCAGAAGTGAGAGTGGATATAATAAGTTTACCTAAATTAAGGATTCTTGATATGAGTCAAAATTCCATTCAATCGATTCCAGAG GGTTTTAAAAATGCAACATGTCTTCAGGAGCTTCGGTTTTCAGACAATAACATTAGTGCACTTCCTGCTGAACTG GGTTTACTGGAGCCCACTCTTCAAGTGCTACAGCTTGATGGAAACCCTTTGAGAAG TATACGAAGAACAATTCTTGATCGAGGAACCAAAGCAATATTGAGCTACCTCAAAGACAGATTGCCCAATCAGTAA